The genomic region GAAGAAACACACCGCCGCGGTATGGATTTCTGGCTTCACTTTTCCGGCCATCATTACGGCGAGGAAAGCCGTCCCATCATGAGCGAGACATTCGAGGGCATCAAATTCATCGACCTTCCTCCCATTAAGTATGCCTATGCCCAGACCGAATATACCGCCTGTTTTGAAAAACCGGTGGTGCGGGACTGGGAGAAAGCCCTCTATGGGTATGCGGCCAAAACATACGATATGGATTCCATGTATGTGACCCACTACCGGTATGCGACACCTTCCTTCTGGACCAACCTGTACGGGTGCGCGTGCAGCGACTGCCAGAATGCCGCCGTCCGTATGGGATATGATTTCCCCCGTATGCGTGAATCCATGAATAAACTCCGGCGCCGGCTCGAGCGCCTGGACAGGAAAACGCTTGAACATGCCGCGAAATTCCGCCTGACCTTTCCGGATTTTCTCACCCTGCTCGGCGAAAACCAGGGAGTCCTCGACTGGCTGACTTTCCGGGCAAAACTGGTGGGAGGCGGACTTCGAAGAATTCATGATGTCATTCATGCCGAAACCGATCACCGGAGCGGCTTTGTCACCGACACCCACTGCACCACCATGTCGCTGTTCGTGGGGCATAATCACGCCGATTTCATAAACGGCGCTTCGGACGCCCTCCATCCCCTTACCTGGCTTGACTGGCAGTATCTGGGGGTGATAGTGACCTGGGCCAGCCAGCTCTGTGAGTGGGTTCAAGGTCTGGACGAGGCAACCGCTCTCAAAGTGGCGCTCTCGTTCTTCGGATGGGATCAGCTCGGGCTACCGGATAAAAAGATTTCCGACTATGCGATCCAGCCCAAGGCGCCTGAAAGCTCATCCGGTCCCGTCGCGATGGAATTCTACAAGACACTGAATCCCGACCGAATCGTGAAACTCCTTACCCATGAATGGACCCGCATGGCGGCTTTCAACAACGGAAGGATTCCCGCCCATCCGGTGATCAAGGGGTACGAATGGCCGGAAAAAGTCTGCCGCGAGCTGATGGACGTCACCCAGAGCCTGGGGCTGACCGGATATATTTTCCAGCGGACCGAGGTATTCATCGATCCGGCGAAACTGTGATCGCCCGCTCTTGTAACACACGGCGTAAAATTGATGGGGAAGCAATGTTTTTCTTCATAAAAAGAATTCTTATCGCGGCCATTCTCCTCCCGGTGGTTTTCGTAGGATTTTACCTGGTCTTTCCCCGCGTTTCGGCTCTGAAAGAAAAGAATCCGGAGAAAACCTCGTTCATGAAATACCGCGAGCGTGAATGGCGCAGAGAGGGAAAGGATAAGAAAATCGTCCAGACCTGGGTACCGCTCTCGAAGATATCTTCCCAGGTTGTCAAAGCGGTGGTGATTTCCGAGGATGACAAGTTCTGGACTCATGAAGGCTTTGATTTCGATGAGATACATAAAGCCCTGGACAAAGACCTCAAACAGAAAAAATTCAGATACGGCGCAAGCACCATCAGCCAGCAGCTTGCCAAAAACCTCTATCTGACTCCTTCCAAAAATCCGGTCAGGAAACTCAAGGAAGTCATCCTCACCTGGAGGCTGGAGCATACCCTCACCAAGAAGCGGATTCTCGAACTCTACCTGAATGTGGCCGAATGGGGCGACGGCATTTTCGGCATCGAGGCAGCCGCCCGCCACTACTACGGAAAACCGGCTGTTTCCCTGAACGCTGATGAGGCCTCACGGCTTGCGGCGGTTCTCCCCAATCCGCGGAGATTCGCCCCGAACGGTACATCGAAATACATCGAAAACCGCGCCAGACGGATTTACGAAATCATGCTTCAGCGAGGTGTGGTGAGCGGGGAATAAGATCGGATTATCGGAGAAAAACCGGCTTCCCCGGCTCCTTGAAAGGCGATCCCCCTGTCACCTTCGGTGACATCCCCCTTAGTGCACCCCGCACGTACTTTGTACGGGCGGGGACCCCGCAAGGGGGACAAAACAGCTTGCGCCACAGTAAGATAACCCAATAAGGTTACCCAACATCGATTCGGAGAATCGGCGTTGGAAACCCGCCCAAGGACGTCGCCGCTCCATGCGCGGGGATCCGTTTGTCCCTGCAGAAAATACTTGCAAAGAAACTTTGAAAGTGATACCATTTATTTATCGATAGATCATTACTGTACCCTGCCGCTCATAACGTTGATATGGGAGAATATGGTGGAAATGGATAATGATGATGGGCGGAGTATGCTTGCCACGTTCCTCGTCCCCACCGCACTCATGGTAATTGTCTATCTCGCAGTGACCGGAGGTGCGAATTTTCTCACGTTACTCGCGGTCAGGTCGGGATTTGTGACATTTCATACCCATGGTCACTGGATATCAAATCTCCTTCGTAATACGTTCACTGTTCTCTTCGGGCTGCTCGCCATCCGCGTGATCGGACTTTCCCGCGCCGAGATCGGGCTGACCTTCAGTCGGGAACGGTCATACATTCCCCATGCGCTCGTTATCGGTGCTGCGGCGGGCGCGATGCTTACGGCGCTCATTTTCCTCCCGGCTTTGCTCCACGGGCTTCAGACGCCACCCGCCCATGTTCCGAAACTCCCGGCGGGCTCCCCGCCAGTTCCGGCCATATGGGAGCAGGCATTGATTTTCGGTGTACAAGGGATCGTGCAGGCGTTCCTGTTCTTCGGGATCGTGCAGGCGTATCTCATGCGGAAATCCATGGCTCATGTCCGGCTCGGCCCCTGGGAACTCCCAACCGCCGGGATCGCGGTGTGTATCGTCGCCGCGTGCAATTTCCTCCCGTGGTTCCGGGGGTCGCAGCTCCGGATGGCGTTCACGATGATGGTTCTCGCTCCCCTGGCGTTCCAGAGCTTGGTGCTCCTCGCCTCCTCGTTCTGGTTCGAGAGATCGAGATGTCTTGCCGCGCCGATGCTGGCGTTCGGTATGTACTATGGAGTGATCCCGGTTTTCTGGCGCATCATGTTCAACGCGGTATCGTAGTTTATCCGAATCGTTCACGGGGAAACGCCGGAGCCATAGATTCGCCGCTTGCCAAATACGAATTATGACGTTATATTTCAGAAAAATGTCGTATAAAAAATGACTGGAGAACATGAAAATGGAACTGTCTGAACTTGCAAAAGTATTAGGAGGTAAGAAAGTCCTCCGGATAAATCTCCGAAATCGAATGGACTTGATCGATTTGAGCAAAAAGGGGGTTACAAAAGATGCGCTTCTCCACCTGGCTAAATATTTTTCTTATTCAGTTCATCAGATGGCTCAACTCCTTCCTGTAACTGAGCGAACCCTGCAAAGGTACACGCCGGGAAAACCCCTGAGTCGTATTGTATCTGAGCAGATACTGCAGATTGCCGAAGTCGCCGCCAAGGGTTCTGAGGTATTCGAAGGCAGAGACAGATTTCTCATATGGATGAACCACCCGAACAAAGCTCTCGATAATAAAATCCCGATGAGCCTGCTTAATTCAAAGTTTGGAGTCGATATGGTATTGGATGAACTTGGACGAATAGAGCATGGTGTATTCTCATAATGAAAGTATATCGAATAGCCAAGACCCTTTACATCAACGATGTATCCGGAAGCGGCGCCAAAACCTATGGAGGCCGTTGGAATCATAAAGGTGTGAGTATGATTTACACTTCGGAGAACAGGGCTTTAGCTACTGTCGAGTATATCGTTCATGTCCCTTTATCAATTGTGCCCGCGCATCTTAGTTTGGCAGCCCTTCACATACCTGATACAATATTCCCCGAAGAGGTCTCACTATCCGATTTACCCGGCAACTGGCGGGAATATCCTGCGCCTTCCAGGCTGGCTGAGCTTGGAACAAACTGGGCAGCAAAAAATGATTCTCTTTTACTTCGTGTACCTTCTGCTGTCGTTGAACATGAGTTCAATATTCTTATCAACCCCTTTCATCCTGATATGAAACATGTCACGATTTTTCAAATTGAAAATTACACAATTGACAAACGTCTGATTCGATGATAGTTCAAAAAACCTGCGGCAGTATCAAGTATTCCTGTTCTTGACAAGTTGCATTTCATGTTTTCTTTGGCTTCTATCAGGGGGTTTTACTTTGCTGTTTTGCCACTTTTTTTCAACGAAAGGCTCGCCATGAAAACTTTGTTGGAAAGATACTCTGATTCTCTTTTATCCGGCCTCGACAGCATAACGAAGAAAATGGGCCTCATACGGAAAGCGGGGACGATTCTCGCCGAGGCAAAGATAGCAGGGGGGCGTCTCCTCGTCTATGACCGTAACTACTCGCTCTCGTATGACTGCTGGACCAGGGGTTCAGGGTTGTACGATATTTCCGTCTACCGCCGCATCCAGAAAACATTCAATGAAGGTGACGCGCTCATTCTGGCCTCCTACCATACCGGCGATACCGATGATCTCACCGTAGTCCGCGAGCTCCGCGCCAAAAAAAATACCCGTCTTGTTACTATAAGCCCCCATGAGCGAAAGCGGAAACCGGAGTCGGGCGAATTTCTCCACACCCTCGCCGATGTGGCCATCGACAACGGCTGCGGCGACTTTGCCGGAGCGTTCGAGGTCGCTGGAGTCAAGGGAAATGTCCTGCCTGTTGCCCGCGAGATCAATTTCACCATCAACTGGGCGGTGCAGTGCCAGTACATCCAGGAGATGATCGATCACGGGCGTCCTCCCACACTGTTCTACTTGGTTCACTTTCCTTATTTCAAGGAGATGGATGCGGTGATGAAGAAACGGGTGGAGAAGTACGGGTACTGAAGTCACTTTGTATCTTGTTTATTTTTTGTCACCATAATCCTGTAAATCTTGTAAATCCTGTCCAAAGAACTGTTTTTATTTGTCTTGCTGTACATGACGACATTTTTACGTTTCTTTTCAAAATAGATGCCGAAACAAGTTCGGCATGACACGTGTCATCCTGAACTCGTTTCAGGATATAATCACTCAATACATGTGCATTTATTTATGTCGTCATGTATACTAAACAGATAGGGAAGAAATACTAATGTCTCAGTTATCCGATCGGAGAAAATTTTTAAAGTCTGCTGCCATCGCCAGTACAGCGGTTGCTGTTCCCGGACAGGCATTCATCAGTGGAAGCTCAGAGGCCTCTCCGGCTCAAAAACCCTCCAAGGGTCTCGACTATGTGCTCATGGTGAAAGGGATGGTGCAGGATTTGCTGGCCC from Candidatus Latescibacter sp. harbors:
- a CDS encoding RES family NAD+ phosphorylase, encoding MKVYRIAKTLYINDVSGSGAKTYGGRWNHKGVSMIYTSENRALATVEYIVHVPLSIVPAHLSLAALHIPDTIFPEEVSLSDLPGNWREYPAPSRLAELGTNWAAKNDSLLLRVPSAVVEHEFNILINPFHPDMKHVTIFQIENYTIDKRLIR
- a CDS encoding DUF2384 domain-containing protein, which codes for MKMELSELAKVLGGKKVLRINLRNRMDLIDLSKKGVTKDALLHLAKYFSYSVHQMAQLLPVTERTLQRYTPGKPLSRIVSEQILQIAEVAAKGSEVFEGRDRFLIWMNHPNKALDNKIPMSLLNSKFGVDMVLDELGRIEHGVFS
- the mtgA gene encoding monofunctional biosynthetic peptidoglycan transglycosylase encodes the protein MFFFIKRILIAAILLPVVFVGFYLVFPRVSALKEKNPEKTSFMKYREREWRREGKDKKIVQTWVPLSKISSQVVKAVVISEDDKFWTHEGFDFDEIHKALDKDLKQKKFRYGASTISQQLAKNLYLTPSKNPVRKLKEVILTWRLEHTLTKKRILELYLNVAEWGDGIFGIEAAARHYYGKPAVSLNADEASRLAAVLPNPRRFAPNGTSKYIENRARRIYEIMLQRGVVSGE